ccactACTCAAAACTCACCTTCTGAAGACCTTTGGAAGATCCCTCCCATACTCCAAAGCTGACCATACTTATAGGTCCCATGAAACCCCAAAAGCAGACCATTCCCCGTATTCTGCTCATGATGTTCTCCACCACTTCCTCCCACTGTGGAGTGTTGGTCTCTGTTGGTTTTCACCTCCAGACCGTCGACGCGATCTGTCGCGCGTATCACCATATGACTGATCTTTTCACCATGGCCAAGAGATAAACTCTTGCTGGACTCGCCTCGGGTTCCAACCCGGATGCTCCTTTTGCCGTCTTTATAGGTCAACTCGATACCGTATAGGATATCTACTCCGGTTGGTTCGTAACGGCCAACATATGCAGTAACCTTTGTCACGCAGTTATCGTCGTTGCGTAGCAGGAACCCGATCACTGGCTCGGAGGTCTTGTTGATTGCGTAGTTGACGATGGTGTTGCCTATTGGCTCCCAGGTGTTTGATTCCTTGGACATGTTTGTGGGGATAGTGATGTTTTTCTTGGCTCAGGGTAAAGATAGAAAATGGGCGGCAAATTGTTTGAAACCAAGGGTTGGTAAAGAAAACGGTGCAAAATCTGAGCATTACATGCAACAGTAAGGAATATATATCCCAAATACTTCTCTGTGTTATGGCGAATTTCCCTGCATTGAGCACCCCGTAACTCATATTGTAACACACCCTGGTCCCTGGCCCCTTCGCGAAGTATGTACTACAGATTCATGGAGGAGCCACTTACTGCTCCTCCATAGACAGAGCCATAGCGTTGAGGCGGATATCAACGCATACGTAATGTGCAACTAACAGATGGCAGTGGAATCGTGGAATCTTATATCAATCATTTTGGCACCAATTACCCATGCTCCTGGGTGGTCCGCTGCATGTACGCTACGCAAAACTCTCGACGCAGAGGTCCAATAATCTTTTCTACTGTAATGAGATCAACTACCCGGGTGCCATGTCTTAACTGCTTTCTATGGAGGACTTGACGAATGGCCTCCAGTAATGTTTCACTGGCTTTCTTGGTAGCTTCTGATGACGCATTGTTTGAGCGTCAGCGGCCCTTGGTATACGTAATGCTATATGGTCTATCTTCGACTGGTGAGTACATTTGTGTAGAATCGAAGAATAAACTCAGGAACATCACTCGATCCCTTGATCCCTCTAAGTATTACTTTAGCGTGTATATAAGTTGCAATTTATATCTGTTATACTTAAGcaatatagataatattgCTTGGCGGTGCTAACAGACAAGCATAAATGGAGGCCTCCATAGACCTGGGAGATATTTCATGCTTTGGCCAGGGAGCACAGCATGACCAGGGTTATGATGTCCGGAATCAAATGGAGAGTATTGCTGGCATGCTTTCTGTGCCAAGATTTTCATCCCTAACGTCCGATTGAAGAGCAGGAGTCAGTACAGTCAGCAAACTGCGTTTCACAGTTGTAAGCCTATATTCTTTGCTCATTACCACCAggattattttatctttttattttcggGTGCCCTAATCgtatattattttcttctgtGTCTGCTTCGCCCTAATATAAAAGTTAATACTGTTAGTATTTGCACAATCAGCGTGGTCTTCTGGGTGAAAAGTTGATATTAAGCCAGTCAACTAGTATTCAACTGGTCAATTTTTCTAATTGACCAGAGGTTAAGAATGACTATTCCCTTCAACCGAGCTTTAACAGACAGGTTAGAAATGATACACCTATTGACCTAACCTAGTCTGGCCATGTGCAGTCTGCTTTGATCGTAGAAACAACTGAAGCTGTGATTGTTCAGATTCCTGCAATTGATTATTGCCCCCCCAAGCAATCGAAGCCCTTGGTACGAAAGAATCCTCTAGGGCATCCTTATAGTCAGTGTCCGAATCATCGATGACCACCGTGCTGGTACGGATACTTTGGGACCACCATGTATCCGTGCATGGGCTTTACTGGCGATTCTAGCCGTATATACAAAGAACTGCGCCATACAGGTTGTTGGCTCGGGTattggaaagaaaagcaatgtTTTCAGAGCTGTATGAAGCCGCTTTTCTACCACCCATCGTCATTGACCTCGATAATCATAAATTTGATAAGAAAATCCAAGAGGCTAGTTACTCATATAGTTTGCAAGGCTGAGCTCGCTACcgttggaggagaaaagtatttaaaaCTCTTGAGAAGCGCTTAACGTAATATATTTGACCGCTActtatatctatttcattctgccattcttccaggTCAGAAAGTCAATATAAGTACGGGGTATAGTTCGCAGTGACAATTCTATATACCTAGGTAGGAGTTATACACTAATCTGACTAAGCAATGCATGAATAATATCTCATTAGGTCAGCTCCCAAATCGCGTGATTTGGTTCACGGACATTCTCCTCACCTTCACCGCCCGAGAGATGTGGAGACGTGACTGGAGCAAAAGGAAGCTCCACCGCCTGGCAAAAATGACCCCGCGCCTGCCCCAATCACCAGCTGGTTCCTGTGGTTATCAATGCAAGGGAAAAACAGTCCTTTGTTATCCTTCTCCGAGCTGTTGCCAGGACAGTAACCGATTCAAGCCCCTTGCTCCGACCAGTGCTGTTTTCTTGGACAAGCTTCGGGTAAAGACTCAACATTGTCCGTTTCTGTGTCCCTCTAAAGCTCCTCGCCGCATTGTTGATGGACTGCAGCTCCAGATCCCACTGTACGAGGGATCCCATCAAAACAATAGTAAGTGGAACGTCCAAACGAGCGCCAACATCCGCAGGGATAACTCAGTGTCTAATTACTTAGTAGTACTGCGCCTTAAGAAACTGCCATTGATTCCTACAATAACTTTCATGTTTCATGTCTAGCCGTCTGTTCGCAAGCTAGACCTGTTCCCCTTGTTTGGTCGGTATGTTGTTATCTTGGAACCTTTACGCTTATCATGCGTTGTCATTTTTAGTTATACTTTCTACCAAGGACTTGTTTTTTACTTACTTTCGTTCCTCCATATCTCTGTGCCTATAGCCGCTCTGCATTATCATTCTGTGATTGCGCATCTTACTTTTTGCAAAAGCTGACAGTATAAAGTGCTCCAGAGCCACGTGAACCTTCGTTTATTGATTCCTTGCGATAAAACTCACACTCAGCAGAATGGAAGGACTAGTAGATCCAGAGTCTATTTACATGAAACAGAATTGTATTGGTACGCTTTGCTTTTTCACAAGCTTCACATCGATGTAGCACTGTTCTCTAACTTGAAGTGCAGGGGGTGGGAGCTTTGGGCGTGTCTACAAAGGGTATGATATGACATTGCTTAAAATTTTTTGGTTTAGGTGGTCTTCCTGACACTGGTTTTTGAATGTTAGGGTCGATAAGCGGACGGGCGCCTCTGTCGCAATCAAAATTATCGATGTGGAAAATGCCGAAGACGAAGTCGAAGATATCATCCAAGAAATTGCCATCCTATCCGAACTCAACTCCCCATATGTGACAAGGTACCATGGCTCTTTTTTGAAAGGTTCAAGCTTATGGATTGTTATGGAGTTCTGCTCCGGGGGTAGTTGTTCTGATTTGATGCGTCCGGGGACAATCCCGGAGGATTATATCATGATCATTCTGAGAGAGCTCCTTCGAGGATTAGACTATCTTCATAGCGATAAAAAGTTGCACCGCGACATCAAAGGTGAACTCCTCTTTCCGTGATAACTTCTTCCAAGTCGGCAACTGACAGCATGGTAGCTGCAAACATTCTTCTAACTTCAAGCGGGCAGGTAAAACTGGCGGACTTTGGTGTCTCTGGCCAACTATCAGCAACGatgaccaagaagaacaCTTTTGTAGGTACACCATTCTGGATGGCTCCAGAGGTTATCAAGCAATCGGGGTATGATTACAAAGCGGATATCTGGTCCCTCGGGATCACAGCAATTGAACTGGCCAATGGAGAACCCCCGTACTCCGATATTCATCCTATGAAAGTCTTGTTCCTGATCCCCAAGAACCCTCCCCCAACTTTGCAAGGAAACTACAGCAAGGCTTTCAAAAACTTCGTTGAGCTGTGCCTGCGCCGCGATCCCAGAGAACGACCGTCAGCCAGGGAATTGCTCGAACATCCTTTCATCAAGAGGGCGAAGAAAACCAACTATTTGACAGAATTGATTGAACGCTATGAGCGGTGGCATGCTGTCTATGGCAACAAAAAcgctgatgaagaagacgaaccTGCATATGAGCCTCCACCGAAGCCCACAAatgccgaagacgaagatgatcTCTGGGATTTTGGGACTGTACGCCCCGCTGGACGGGGTCCTGGTCTGAAGCCCATGAAAGAAGCGGATATGAACACCCGAGGTCACGAATCGTCAGAGTGGGAGACGAAAGATCGGCCACCAAGAGAACCAGTGGAAAACAATAGCTACACGCCGCAGAGGCCTACACAGACAAAGCACATCCCAACTGCTGCGTCAAAGCCTTCGTCACCAACAAAAGTTCCGTTACCACCATCCCCATTGAAACAGGGCCCGGCAGAGGTCAAGCCTCGAACACCTACCCACCTTCAGAGACCAAATTCCCAACAGCTAAGGGAGAGCCCCGGTAGCGAATACGATAAAGCTTTACAGCAATCATTGGCCCAAGACATATCTTTTCTCCATATTGATCCTACTCCGGAAAGTCCCTCGCCCTCCGTAAAAAACCGGAATTCCGTTCCAGTCCCCCAGGAATCTAGAAAAGCCAATCTACCTCGCCCTTCAGGGGTCCCATCACATCAGGAACGCATATCAGCACAACCCTTGCGGCGTCCTTCGGACCAAAGTCCTAGACCTGCAGTGGAATCCCGGCCTCACCACCAAGTGTTCCAACAGCATCCTCgcccaccaccaacaccaagacACGCATCTCCCCAACCACAACGACTTCCCCAGACACCGATGCAGCCCCCTGGTTTGGGGAGTAGTTTCGGTCCGCTTCATAGGGGTATAGATCCCAATCTACAGCCTAGTGTTGGAATACCTCCATCGAACGAAATTACAGCGCTGAATAGTGTTATCCTACCTGCTCTAAAGGCAGCAGTGCGCCGTCGTTCTCGTCGCCTGGAACTTCTATCGCGCAATCCTAGTGCAGAAAATGGCCACACGAGAATGGAAACATATGAACTCCAATCAAATCGGGAATATGTCCAGCAAATGATGGAGTCTCTCGTGAATGACTTGGGGGGAATATTTACAAGGATTGAGCGTTGGGACAGCGAAGCACCCGTCGGAATGGGCGCTGATGTCTCCTCGTTCTTGGAAGGATTCCTTGAAGAAGTACTCGTCAGAATTGAACCCGCTGATGAAGAATCACCGACGCCGAGTAACTAAATAGTAGGCACAAGACACCTCCTACGTTTgcctttgattttcttttctcatgaCCAGCGTTACACACTAGAGATTCGATGGTATATTGAAGTTAGTCTTTCGGGCTTGCAATGTGCATATAGAAAGCTTATTGTCCGGGCACTTTATTTCAGATTGTTGATGAAACAAGACACATACATGAAGGGTCAGATACCGTTGCATGACTGATTGAACATGCCTTTTATGATACGTGAGATGTATTCTCCTTTGTTTTAGCACTTTTTCTTCGTCAAATTCTCGAGGCTGGATCCTTCAAACTCGATACTGAGTTGCTTTATGGGAACTCTATGGCTTGCATTTCTCTCTTATTCTTTTCAATCTTGTTTTTCTACTTTCATAACTCGCCCTGCGGATACGCTTGATGATTGCGAACCTTTCTGTTATTGTACATGTGCTTGAAACGCTTTAAAGCCCAAAATATGATCATACATACTTTCCCCGCACAAACTTGATGATCTCAGTACCCTGGATGGTTTCCCACATCCCGAGAGAGTAGCGATGTGGTAGCAATATCCTCGAATAGCGCAATGGCCCGTGTCATATGTGTAGTGGCAAGCTGTATGATCATACAGCAAAGTGGTGAGTGGAGTTGATTCCAGTGTAACTTGATTACATCTCCCATCAGACTGAACCATGTTTCTGGGTCTGGTCCAGCTTCAAAGCAATCGCTCGTCAAAGTGCCTTAGCACCGCAAAGGCCTCCACAGAATATTCGGGCTAAAGCTTCTCTTGTGGCTGTGTTGTTACATTTGACAAAGATTATTGTCCAATGGTCAGATCTGTGACGACAAACTAAGTCTGTCCAATGAGGGGAGCCGAAGAGCTGGTTACAGACTTTAATTGTCACACATGCTGGTCTGAGGTTAAACCTGGAGTGAAAGAGCCCTCCTTGACCTTTAAAGGGCGGAGCAGGGAACATCCGAAAAGGTTTGGCGGGTATTAACCTTCTGAGCGGAATAACCAGTCCGTCTCCGGAGTTGGAATCAAGTAGTTCGTGATGTTAAATTCGTTTGCATTAGGCGCAGCACCATCCACAACAGACCCAGTTAGACCATTGATTGACATAGGATTGTTGACCGTCTCGTTTATATCGAGGTCAGTAATATCGGGAGCTCGGGCAGCAGGTACCCGTGGCAcattgaagaagccgaaaacATCAAGATATTCTAATTCATTTGGTGCAAGATTTCGTGGATGCGCAGCGGGTGTTGGTACTGTCGGTTGGCTTCCGGCAGGTGACGAGCGTGGCTGTCGGGATATCAAGAAGTCCAGGTCAAAAGCACAGCGTCTCATATCTGCGAGGATCTTCACGCTGGATGGCGTTACGCGCTCGGAATCCTCAACACCGGATTGTTGGTATTCACCATACTCGTCAAGGACACGCTGTAAAATTGTGCTGTAGCGTTCAGCTACCTTCCAGTACGTCCCCATCTGGGCGAGCGTATCAACAAAGAAGATTATGTCCGGGCTCACAGTATGGGCGATGGTAGAACCATGGACAAGTAGTAATCGTGCAGAGACCCAGAGCGTAAACGCAAAAGGTGGTCCAAGCTTGTCGAGCATATTGTTGTCTACAACGAATCGCGTCACGGAGAGGATGTTTTCGACTGCGAATAAACAACGCTGGCTGGCACTGTATGACGGCGTGAAGATTGGGGATCGAGTCGTCGGGTATGCAGCCGATGAGTGGAGTCTGATTACCGCACTGTAATCATTTAGAATTGCCATTGAGTGATAACACGCCAGGTTTAATGATCACGCTTACGTTTGATATGTGGCATGGAGTTGAACCCAGTCACAAGGGAGGCCTTTGTTTGATTTCGAGCCATTAAACAACCTAGATGAATTTTCGTAGGCATACTCAGCTGGAAGGCCAAACTCCCATGCAGCTAGCTCGCCATCCAACTTGCGATATGTTGCTTGCCACTCTTCAACATCCGATAAAGCGCCGATGTCCACAGGCCGTTTCAAGAAAGTATGAATACGGGACATGATGCCGAGAATCTCCACGTAAAGGCCGAATGAGCCGACATTTTCGGCACGCTTGAGATAATCTGCACGGTCGCCCGAGTGGTGAAACCATCTAGTTTCGACAGGCTGGTTTTTCATGAAGAATTCGTCCTTGCATGGGAGCTTGCGGTCGATATCTTTGTCGTCCAATGTAAAATCAAAGGCAGTTGCGAGGGTTGAATATCGGTCCAAGAAATATACCATCCAGAAAAGTCTGCGTCTGCCTTCGTCCTCAATCCAAGACTCTGAGTCAGGGAGAGTAACCGCTCTTAGGGTATAGATAGAAGGGTAAACGGGAGCTATAAGTGAGGATTTGGATTCAACAGCCAACCCCAACTGAACCACGGATCGCGTAATCAGGGCAAGCAGTTTCCAACCGGGAGGCCCGTTGGAGGAGCCCACTAAGTCCAAAGCTAATATAACCAGGGCCTGAAGCGCCCTGACTGATGAGTTCTCTAAGCCATAGAGCAAGACTTTCTGCTTGGAGGAATCATGGTATCGTTTTCGATTTTGCTCGTTGAGCCTACTGTCACTCGAAAAGCGGAGAGTAGTTGCAACAATAGCATACAGAACCATGCGATCAGCTTCCTCAAGAGGGGATGGGCCGAAGAAGGTATCTAGAGTCGTACGTCGGTGAAGAATAGGACACCACGAATTTATATGGTCGAAGTAAAGATCAACCAGCGCATATAACAGATCGTACGGTGGGAGATCGAGCTCTGGGTCCGCAAATGACTGTTCCTGATTGGAGAACAAATTGACTGGCACCTTCAATGATGATTCATTCCCTGTATAATCACTCGCGTGTGTGGTATCAGAAACTTGTGGGATGGGTATAGGCGGGTTTAAGCCACTTGTGAGATGGCTATGCATCACGTTCCTAACTGAAATGTCCGAAGGACTAGTGATAGACGCGTCAGACGGACGTGGATGAGCTGGCACAGATGATGGCTCATGAAAGTAAGCTGCATTTCGAGGACTTGGCCCATGAGCAGCAGAGGGCTCTGACGGTGAACTATAAGAATGGGGACCAGGATGAGGAAACTCATGATTTGACCGAGGTTGGCTCTGTAGGATATGAGTTTCAATGAGACGGGCCTGTGTCTGAATCACTTCCTCGAGCCTGTCTGTGCAACATGTGAGCGAAACGCTGAGAGTTGGAATTGAACAATAGAGATTTGATTTAGCCGATAGATGAGGAGTAGGGAAACATACCTAAGCGTTGTTCCAATTCTTTACCATAGCCAGCTCGAAGGCCTGgcttctttcgttctttgtATTCGCATGACTGGCCATTACGCGAGCACCATCCGCAGCTTGGTTGAGCTCGATCTAAGTTTGTCAGCCTACAACATCCTTCATCGCGGGAGAAAGAGGGTCGCAAAAGAGCTAGTGCAAAGCCACTAAGACAAGAAATACTCACCACATTTGACTTTCCGTTGCTTACACAGCTCGCATCTTAAGCCGTTAGTTCGACTATTCCATAGACTGATACCGGGCACTAGAATTGGACCAGAAGACGAGGGGGGGAGATGATAACCTCGTGCTCCAGGCCTGAGGGCGGAGGTACGTACGACACTGTAAGGGGGCGCTTGCGTTTCAGCGAGCGAGACGCATTTCCATTTTGAGTGACCAGGTCGTTATCGCTATCGACAGCAGACCAGGATTCATCTGCGCTCTGATCTCTGTCCTGGTCTCCAAAGGGGCGCGTTATCGGTGGAGTCTGCTGCGCAGAGACTGCGGGTGCAGCAGCGTTCGGCATGGCACTGTAGCGAGGTCGGGGTTTAAGACAGATCCTCGGTCAAGCCCCTACTGCATCATGACGGGGACCCGTATCGGTGATGAACTTGGTTCGGTCCGAAAGCCGAAAAATTCTGTGAAGAATTAGATCTAACAGTTTGATATTGTCGAAGAAGCTGAGTCTAGGGCGTAGGGAACAGAGGGAGAGGAACCCAGAAAGAATCAACAACATGCGCGAAGGAAGCGACAAACGAGTTGGGGCCTGAGGCATCAATCGGCCACTAACCCCGCAAAACACTAATTTGCATTCATGGATTCTCCACAAATCATCGGGTTGGGCCAATCGGGATCACACGATTCGTATCCTACAAGTCCAATGACTAACTCCACGGTGAGAAGGATTTTGCCCCTTTGGGAAGCTGCTAGTGCTTCCAGGCTCGGGGGAGCATTGCACCGAGACACGGGATCTTGACCGAGGGTATCGTTCACGCCCCCTCGAGGGCCTGGGGTTCTTATACGTTCAAATATGACCGAATACCCCCGGCGCAACTTTGCAATTTATTTGAATGTCTTCTATTCCTTATTCTCTATAGATCTTCTGGTTTAGCACTTTGTCTGGTTTTCTagctcatccttctcatcatggGTTCTATATCGGAATTTCCCCGCATCAAAGAGATTCgcaccttcatcatcgatgGTGTCGGATCTGGTGGTGATTATCACAATGTATGTTGAATGTCCTCGACGATATGTTCATGTCCCACTTggacagacagacagaccGGCTTACTCTAAATTTAGGTCAAAGGAGGTCACTGGCTGATCGACAGCGACATCTCTACCCCCATGACCAAATGGGCGCAATATCGCGGATCGCGTACATCGTGGGGTATCAATGTCTTGGGCTCATTCTGTGTGGAAATAGAAGCCACAGATGGAACTAAGGGTTTCGCGACTGGCTTCGGTGGTCCTCCAGCTTGCTGGCTGGTACACCAGCACTTCGAGCGTTTCTTGATCGGCGCAGGTGCGAACAACCTTTTTAGCCTTAGCAGCGATGAGGGATATAGTCAGGCTGATTGTTTTATCTCACTGCAGACCCTCGCGATGTCAACGACCTGTTCGAGAAGATGTACCGTGCATCTATGTTCTATGGCCGGAAGGGTCTTCCGGTTGCTGTCATCTCGGTGATCGACTTGGCACTCTGGGATCTCCAGGGAAAGATTCGTAACGAACCCGTTTACAAGCTCATCGGAGGGGCTACTCGAACACGACTGAACTTCTACTGTACCGGACCTCAGCCCGCATCTGCCAAGGCTATGGGCTTCATCGGAGCTAAGGTAGCTCTGCCCCACGGCCCAGATGAGGGCACGGAAGGACTCCTGAAGAACGTCGCATACCTGCGCAAGCAGCGCGAGAGCGTTGGTCCCAACTTCCCCCTGCGTGTAGACTGCTACATGTCATTGAATGTTCCCTACACTATCCAGCTTGTCAAGAAATGTGAGGCTGAGGGAATCGACATTGACTGGTGGGAGGAGTGTCTGAGCCCCGATGACTTCGACGGCCACGCTCTCCTCAAGAAAGCCCACCCCACTGTGAAGTTCACCACCGGCGAGCACGAATACTCCCGTTACGGATTCCGCAAGCTCGTCGAAGGCCGTAACCTTGACATCATCCAGCCCGACGTGATGTGGGTGGGTGGTCTGACAGAATTGCTCAAGGTCTCTGCGCTCGCCGCTGCATACGATATTCCCGTTGTCCCTCACGCATCAGGACCATACTCTTACCACTATGTGGTTTCGCAGCCCAACACACCATTCCAGGAGTACCTTGCCAACTCTGCTGATGGACACACCGTTGAGCCCGTTTTTGGCAACCTGTTCCTCAACGAACCTATTCCCACCAAGGGTTACCTCGATGTCTCCATCTTGGACAAGCCTGGCTTCGGTCTTGAGCTTAACCCTGCCGCCCCCTTGATTCCAGCTTCTGCCCTCCTCACTCCTGCTCCTCAGAAGAGCCTGCCTCCCCCCACGGATAATGAGAATGGAGCCAATGGCGCCGCTCACTAAACACTCCACTTGTCGCTTTTACTCGTGTTTGGGATGATACAGCTGGGTCTTAAATTCCATTGTATTTTCATTATTTAATGTACATATGTTATGAATTTCATCTTGAGACTAC
This Aspergillus flavus chromosome 1, complete sequence DNA region includes the following protein-coding sequences:
- a CDS encoding enolase C-terminal domain-like protein produces the protein MGSISEFPRIKEIRTFIIDGVGSGGDYHNVKGGHWLIDSDISTPMTKWAQYRGSRTSWGINVLGSFCVEIEATDGTKGFATGFGGPPACWLVHQHFERFLIGADPRDVNDLFEKMYRASMFYGRKGLPVAVISVIDLALWDLQGKIRNEPVYKLIGGATRTRLNFYCTGPQPASAKAMGFIGAKVALPHGPDEGTEGLLKNVAYLRKQRESVGPNFPLRVDCYMSLNVPYTIQLVKKCEAEGIDIDWWEECLSPDDFDGHALLKKAHPTVKFTTGEHEYSRYGFRKLVEGRNLDIIQPDVMWVGGLTELLKVSALAAAYDIPVVPHASGPYSYHYVVSQPNTPFQEYLANSADGHTVEPVFGNLFLNEPIPTKGYLDVSILDKPGFGLELNPAAPLIPASALLTPAPQKSLPPPTDNENGANGAAH
- a CDS encoding putative Ste20-like serine/threonine protein kinase (unnamed protein product), whose translation is MEGLVDPESIYMKQNCIGGGSFGRVYKGVDKRTGASVAIKIIDVENAEDEVEDIIQEIAILSELNSPYVTRYHGSFLKGSSLWIVMEFCSGGSCSDLMRPGTIPEDYIMIILRELLRGLDYLHSDKKLHRDIKAANILLTSSGQVKLADFGVSGQLSATMTKKNTFVGTPFWMAPEVIKQSGYDYKADIWSLGITAIELANGEPPYSDIHPMKVLFLIPKNPPPTLQGNYSKAFKNFVELCLRRDPRERPSARELLEHPFIKRAKKTNYLTELIERYERWHAVYGNKNADEEDEPAYEPPPKPTNAEDEDDLWDFGTVRPAGRGPGLKPMKEADMNTRGHESSEWETKDRPPREPVENNSYTPQRPTQTKHIPTAASKPSSPTKVPLPPSPLKQGPAEVKPRTPTHLQRPNSQQLRESPGSEYDKALQQSLAQDISFLHIDPTPESPSPSVKNRNSVPVPQESRKANLPRPSGVPSHQERISAQPLRRPSDQSPRPAVESRPHHQVFQQHPRPPPTPRHASPQPQRLPQTPMQPPGLGSSFGPLHRGIDPNLQPSVGIPPSNEITALNSVILPALKAAVRRRSRRLELLSRNPSAENGHTRMETYELQSNREYVQQMMESLVNDLGGIFTRIERWDSEAPVGMGADVSSFLEGFLEEVLVRIEPADEESPTPSN
- a CDS encoding fungal-specific transcription factor domain-containing protein yields the protein MPNAAAPAVSAQQTPPITRPFGDQDRDQSADESWSAVDSDNDLVTQNGNASRSLKRKRPLTVSYVPPPSGLEHELCKQRKVKCDRAQPSCGWCSRNGQSCEYKERKKPGLRAGYGKELEQRLDRLEEVIQTQARLIETHILQSQPRSNHEFPHPGPHSYSSPSEPSAAHGPSPRNAAYFHEPSSVPAHPRPSDASITSPSDISVRNVMHSHLTSGLNPPIPIPQVSDTTHASDYTGNESSLKVPVNLFSNQEQSFADPELDLPPYDLLYALVDLYFDHINSWCPILHRRTTLDTFFGPSPLEEADRMVLYAIVATTLRFSSDSRLNEQNRKRYHDSSKQKVLLYGLENSSVRALQALVILALDLVGSSNGPPGWKLLALITRSVVQLGLAVESKSSLIAPVYPSIYTLRAVTLPDSESWIEDEGRRRLFWMVYFLDRYSTLATAFDFTLDDKDIDRKLPCKDEFFMKNQPVETRWFHHSGDRADYLKRAENVGSFGLYVEILGIMSRIHTFLKRPVDIGALSDVEEWQATYRKLDGELAAWEFGLPAEYAYENSSRLFNGSKSNKGLPCDWVQLHATYQTAVIRLHSSAAYPTTRSPIFTPSYSASQRCLFAVENILSVTRFVVDNNMLDKLGPPFAFTLWVSARLLLVHGSTIAHTVSPDIIFFVDTLAQMGTYWKVAERYSTILQRVLDEYGEYQQSGVEDSERVTPSSVKILADMRRCAFDLDFLISRQPRSSPAGSQPTVPTPAAHPRNLAPNELEYLDVFGFFNVPRVPAARAPDITDLDINETVNNPMSINGLTGSVVDGAAPNANEFNITNYLIPTPETDWLFRSEG